In Dyadobacter sp. NIV53, a single window of DNA contains:
- a CDS encoding VCBS repeat-containing protein — protein sequence MIRINVQYFLSLIITGTFIFTGCQNSSTSEKEKPETDTPLFTLLTPEQTKVDFANTLTEGLNTNVLMYEYFYNGGGVAVGDLNGDGLDDIYFTGNMVSNKLYLNKGKMVFEDITAVSSVGGREKPWKTGVTMADVNGDGKLDIYVCYSGNVSPESLKDQLFINKGNNDNGIPQFEEMAGQYGLSAPSNSTQAAFFDYDRDGDLDMFLLNHNPKALPILDESSTADLLKKDDPICGVRLFRNDLKSDGTPFFTDVTIKSGIHSSPLTYGLGIGIADINQDGWPDMYVSNDYSVPDFLYINNKNGTFSDVTDAGIGHTSHSSMGNDIADFNNDGLPDIFTLDMLPEDNRRQKLLAGLDNYELFDFNVKVGFRHQYMRNMLQLNEGAKGEGVKGKGKPAFSEIGQLAGVSNTDWSWAPLFADYDNDGWKDLFVTNGNLRDFTNMDFVKYMGDHLKRKEGQVKREDVLELVYKMPSSNMKNYLFQNNKNLTFNNVAENWGLSQISNSGGAAYADLDNDGDLDLVVNNINIPAFIYQNESDKYLKNNYLKIKTQGDSKNTLGLGARITIYHKGQQQYLEQMPTRGYQSSVSPVLHFGLGRDNAIDSLVIIWQSGKREKILNPKTNQILALSEKNAKTGKSFTKIPTPVFTSVHSPVAFKSPVIRTNDFKRQPLLINPISFSGPCMAKADVNGDGLEDVYTGGGSGEAGKLYFQQKGGSFTTKPVLAFGSDKQSDDTDAVFFDANGDGFTDLFVASGGYAAFLPEDPLLQSRLYINDGKGNFTKKTDALPKMLTSVSCVRVADMNGDGKPDLFAGGRVIPGRYPETPESYVLINDGRGKFSNQTKQVSSEIERIGMVTDAAWTDLNGDKKPDLIIVGEWMPITVFINTNGKLLNRTKDFFAKSYTGWWNKILLDDLNGDGKPDLVVGNMGLNTQCKASDAEPAELIYKDFDDNGAIDPIMSFYIHGKSYPYITRDELLDQMSIMRTRFQDYKSYAEATVKEIFTPEELQGAKSLKANYFKTAYFESGANGKFTERSLPLEVQVSPAYTITPLDYDHDGNKDLLICGNVSKARLRFGKYDANYGVLLKGNGKGKFDYIPQLQSGFALNGDVRSVLPIGNKLLFGINQQEIKAYQLSSK from the coding sequence ATGATACGAATAAACGTTCAATATTTTTTGAGCCTGATTATTACAGGAACCTTTATTTTCACTGGCTGTCAGAATTCATCGACTTCTGAAAAAGAAAAGCCTGAAACAGACACGCCTCTGTTTACCCTTTTGACGCCGGAACAAACCAAAGTTGATTTTGCCAATACATTAACGGAAGGACTGAATACCAATGTGCTGATGTATGAATATTTTTATAACGGAGGTGGCGTAGCGGTCGGTGATTTAAACGGTGACGGGCTGGATGACATTTATTTTACAGGTAATATGGTTTCAAACAAACTTTACCTGAATAAAGGAAAAATGGTTTTTGAAGATATTACAGCGGTTTCAAGTGTTGGCGGTAGGGAAAAACCATGGAAAACCGGCGTAACTATGGCGGATGTAAACGGCGATGGCAAACTGGATATTTATGTATGTTACTCAGGAAATGTTTCTCCCGAAAGTTTAAAAGACCAGCTTTTTATCAATAAAGGAAACAACGATAACGGGATTCCTCAATTCGAAGAAATGGCCGGACAATATGGCCTCTCAGCGCCAAGTAACAGTACGCAGGCTGCATTTTTTGATTATGACCGGGATGGCGATCTTGATATGTTTTTGTTAAATCATAATCCCAAAGCATTACCCATACTGGACGAATCCAGCACAGCTGATCTGCTTAAAAAAGATGACCCGATTTGCGGTGTAAGGTTATTTCGTAATGATTTAAAATCAGACGGAACTCCGTTTTTTACTGATGTAACCATCAAGTCGGGAATTCACAGTTCTCCGTTAACTTACGGATTGGGGATAGGAATTGCTGATATCAATCAGGATGGATGGCCGGACATGTACGTTTCCAATGATTATTCGGTTCCTGATTTTTTATATATCAACAACAAAAACGGTACTTTCTCTGACGTAACAGACGCAGGTATCGGCCACACTTCACACTCATCAATGGGCAATGATATTGCTGATTTTAACAACGACGGACTGCCTGATATTTTTACCCTTGATATGTTGCCGGAAGATAACCGCAGACAAAAATTACTGGCTGGACTGGATAATTATGAACTATTTGATTTCAATGTCAAAGTAGGGTTCAGGCATCAGTATATGCGGAACATGCTGCAATTGAATGAAGGGGCAAAAGGGGAAGGGGTAAAGGGTAAAGGGAAACCTGCTTTTTCGGAAATCGGGCAGCTGGCAGGAGTATCTAATACGGACTGGAGCTGGGCGCCTTTGTTTGCTGATTATGACAATGATGGCTGGAAAGACCTTTTTGTAACCAATGGAAATCTGCGTGATTTTACGAATATGGATTTTGTAAAATACATGGGAGATCATTTAAAAAGAAAAGAAGGGCAGGTGAAAAGAGAAGATGTTCTGGAATTGGTATATAAGATGCCCTCTTCCAATATGAAAAATTATTTATTTCAGAATAATAAGAACCTGACTTTTAATAATGTAGCAGAAAATTGGGGTTTGAGCCAGATTTCTAACAGCGGAGGTGCGGCTTATGCTGATCTGGACAATGACGGAGATCTGGATCTGGTCGTTAACAACATCAATATTCCTGCTTTTATTTATCAGAATGAAAGCGATAAATATTTAAAGAATAATTACCTGAAGATCAAAACACAAGGAGATAGTAAAAATACCTTAGGTTTAGGCGCAAGGATTACGATTTATCATAAAGGACAACAGCAATATCTGGAACAAATGCCAACCCGCGGTTACCAATCCAGTGTATCACCGGTTTTACATTTTGGATTGGGAAGGGACAATGCTATTGATTCATTGGTTATAATCTGGCAAAGTGGAAAAAGAGAAAAGATACTCAATCCGAAAACAAACCAGATACTTGCATTATCTGAAAAAAATGCTAAAACCGGGAAGTCATTTACTAAAATTCCCACCCCTGTTTTTACATCCGTACATTCTCCTGTTGCTTTTAAAAGTCCGGTAATTCGAACCAATGATTTTAAACGTCAGCCTTTACTGATCAACCCAATTTCGTTTTCAGGCCCGTGCATGGCCAAGGCCGATGTAAATGGTGATGGGCTGGAAGACGTCTATACCGGTGGTGGCTCTGGCGAAGCGGGGAAACTGTATTTTCAGCAAAAAGGAGGCTCATTTACTACAAAACCTGTTTTGGCTTTTGGTAGTGATAAACAAAGTGACGATACTGATGCTGTATTTTTTGATGCGAACGGAGATGGCTTTACGGACTTGTTTGTAGCGAGTGGTGGATATGCAGCATTTTTGCCCGAAGATCCGCTTTTGCAAAGCCGGTTGTATATCAACGATGGTAAGGGGAATTTTACAAAAAAGACAGATGCATTACCCAAAATGCTGACCAGTGTGAGCTGTGTACGTGTAGCAGATATGAATGGAGACGGAAAACCTGATCTGTTTGCAGGCGGACGCGTAATTCCGGGACGTTATCCTGAAACACCTGAAAGTTATGTTTTGATCAATGACGGAAGAGGGAAATTTAGCAATCAGACGAAGCAGGTTTCTTCTGAAATAGAAAGGATAGGAATGGTTACGGATGCGGCCTGGACGGACTTGAACGGCGATAAAAAACCGGATCTGATCATTGTCGGAGAATGGATGCCAATTACTGTTTTTATCAATACCAATGGAAAACTGTTGAATAGAACGAAAGATTTTTTTGCAAAATCCTATACCGGATGGTGGAACAAAATTTTGCTGGATGACTTAAACGGAGACGGAAAACCGGATCTGGTGGTTGGAAATATGGGCCTGAATACACAATGCAAAGCAAGTGACGCAGAGCCGGCGGAATTAATTTATAAAGATTTTGACGACAACGGAGCTATTGATCCGATCATGAGTTTTTATATTCACGGCAAAAGTTATCCGTATATCACCCGGGACGAACTGCTGGACCAGATGAGCATTATGCGTACGCGCTTTCAGGATTATAAAAGTTATGCGGAAGCAACAGTTAAGGAAATATTTACGCCGGAAGAATTGCAGGGAGCGAAATCTTTAAAAGCCAATTATTTCAAGACGGCCTATTTTGAAAGTGGTGCCAATGGTAAATTTACTGAGAGATCATTACCTCTGGAAGTTCAGGTTTCACCAGCTTATACCATTACCCCGCTGGATTATGACCACGATGGAAATAAGGATTTACTAATATGCGGCAATGTGAGTAAGGCACGTTTAAGATTTGGGAAATATGATGCAAATTATGGCGTATTACTGAAAGGAAACGGCAAAGGAAAATTTGATTATATCCCCCAGTTACAATCCGGTTTTGCACTAAATGGAGACGTTAGAAGTGTGCTTCCAATTGGTAATAAATTATTATTCGGGATCAATCAACAGGAAATAAAAGCATATCAATTGAGTTCAAAATGA